Part of the Aquimarina sp. MAR_2010_214 genome is shown below.
TTGATGCTTTGCCACAACCAGGTGGGCAATGTTCAGAGATATATCCTAAAAAACCAATTTATGATATTCCTGGGTTTCCAGAGATATTAGCAGGAGAACTGGTAGATAACTTAATGGAGCAAATAAAGCCATTTAAGCCTGGATTTACCCTAGGTGAAAGAGCAGAAACTATCGAGAAGTTAGAAGATGATACGTTTTTGGTAACTACTAATAAAGGAACAAAACATAATGCACCGGTAGTTGCAATTGCTGGAGGGTTAGGTTCTTTTGAACCTCGTAAACCACCTATCCCAAATATTACTGATTTTGAAGATAAAGGAGTCGCTTATATTATACGTGATCCAGAAGTATATAGAGATAAACGAGTTGTAATTGCAGGTGGAGGAGATTCTGCTCTGGATTGGTCAATTTTCCTGGCAGATGTGGCTAGTGAGGTAACCTTGGTGCATAGAAGAAATGAATTTAGAGGAGCTTTGGACTCAGTAGAACGAGTGGCAGAACTTTCTAAGTTAGGAAAAGTAAACCTGATCACCGAAGCAGAAGTTAAAGAATTAAAAGGAGATGATCACGTTACTGCTGTTGGTATAAAACATAAAACAAAAGGTGAAATTATTTTGGACACAGATTATTTCATTCCTTTATTTGGGTTATCACCAAAATTAGGACCAATAGGAGATTGGGGATTAGAAATCGAAAAAAATGCGATTAAAGTAGATAATTCGTATGATTATCAAACTAATATCCCAGGGATTTATGCTATTGGTGATGTAAATACATATAAAGGAAAACTAAAACTTATTCTTTCAGGTTTTCATGAAGCAGCTATTATGTGTCAAAGTGCCTACCAAAGAATTTTTCCAGATAAAAAGTATGTAATGAAATATACAACTGTTGGAGGAGTAGAAGGATTTGATGGAACTAAAAAAGAGGCTAAAAAAGAAGTGGTGAAAGCCATTAACTAGAAAAGATTTTACTTTAAAAACAAAAAAGGTGTGTACTGAAAAATCTGTTTCAGTACACACCTTTTTTTGATCCCTACCCATGAAGATGTAGTTGTCCATTATTCTTTTAATTTTTGACCTTTGTTTTATTTTAATATCATCAAAAATGGTATAATAGAGTAAAAAACAAGTCGTACCTCTATTAAATGATGTGTTTTGCAGAAAAAAATTTTCAACCCTATTTTTTTTCTTTACCTATGATTCTAACTTTTTTTAAACGGTTTTTATTCTAAATAACTATTTAAAGTAAAAATGTCTGTTTATGAATAGGAATAATTATCCATAAAAGGGTTTATATATGAGAATAACATCGATAGATATTTTTAGAGCTTTGACAATGGTTTTAATGATTTGGGTGAATGATTTCTGGACACTTACAGAAGTTCCTAAATGGCTTGAACATGCAACTGCCAGCGAAGATTATATGGGACTTTCTGATATTGTCTTTCCTTTGTTTTTGTTTATCGTAGGCCTTAGTATTCCTTATGCAATCGAAAATAGACTTGCTAAAAAGGAAAGTAAAGCTTTAATCGCAAAGCATATAATTATAAGATCTTTATCATTATTGTTAATTGGCTTTTTTATGGTAAACTATGAAACAGCACACCACCAAAGTATTCTTATTGGTAAATACTTTTGGGGTTTACTAATGGTGATATCCGTATTCTTAATTTGGATGAATTGGAAGAGAAGCCCAGTTCAAAAAAAATGGCATATTTATTTTAGAATTTTGGGATTAGGAATACTCCTTTTTTTAGCGGTAATATATAATGGAGACCCTAAGGGAGAGAGCTGGATGAAAATACAATGGTGGGGTATTTTGGGACTTATAGGATGGGCTTATATTATAAACGGATTAATATATCTATATAGTAAAGGAAACATGATAACGATTATTGTTTTATGGATAATTTTTAATGTATTTTCTGTATTAAATCAGACTAATGAAATAGTTTTTGAAAATGATATCGTTACTATTTTTTCAACACTATATACAGGTACTATTCCTGCATTTACTACTGCAGGTATTCTAGCAACACTAATATTCAAAAAATTATTGAAAACAAATGAAAAATGGTGCTATATAAGTTTAATAGGACTAGGAGTAATTAATATTATTTATGGAATAGCGACCAGACCGTATTGGGGGATTTCTAAAATACAAGGAACACCTTCCTGGTTGGCTATCTGTACGGGTATAAGTTTTCTTGTGTTCATCATATTATATTATATTGCAGATATAAAAAAACAAATAAATTGGGCAATAATAATTGCTCCAGCCGGTACAGCAACGTTGACATGTTATATGCTTCCTTGTTTTATATATCCAATTTGTGTCATGACCAATATTGAGCTTCCAGATGTATTAAGTTCTTCAATTATAGGCCTATTCAAATCTTTTGTTTTTTCTTTATTAGTAGTCATTTTTGCAGGCTGGTTAGAACAAAAACGATACAAGCTAAAACTATAATATTTTCTGTTTTTTATTTTCTATCTTTTAACATGATAATGATAGAAAATAAACGGTAATGTTGGTCTAGTTTTTTCATTAAGTACTATTATTCTTTGTTGATTTAGTATTGGTATAATATATGCTAATACATGGGTTATTATTTGGGTGATTTTTATAAGATTCAGTATATTTGACGCTTCAAAAACCCTTATAATTATGGGTTTAAAAAAATGAGATACAACTCTTAAATAAAACACTCTAAATAATTCAAAATAAAATGTAAAGACCTTACATAAAATCTGTGGGGTCTTTGATTATATTTGTACACAGAAATAAAGAAATATGTCTGATATTACTATAAAGATAAAAGATAGAGAAGGTGTAGTACATGAGATACAAGCACCTACAGATATGGCAATGAATTTAATGGAAGTTTGCAAAGCTTATGAATTGCCAGTAGAAGGAACTTGCGGTGGAATGGCCATGTGTGCTTCTTGTCAATGCTATATTTTATCTGATCACGAATTACCAGAAATGGGACAGGACGAAGATTTGATGTTGGCAGAAGCCTTTTATGTAGAGGATAATAGTAGGTTAGGATGTCAAATCCCGATTACTCCAGAGTTGGATGGATTAGAGATAGAACTAGCTCCTGAGTCTTAATTATACTGTTGACTTAAGAATTCAATAGCTTTCTTTTTTTATTCTAACCGTAATTTTTTGATATCCCCAGTTCGCTTCTTTTTTTGATGCTATACTATCTAATTTAGCTTTTCTTTTGATACTTCTTACTTCAACAGTTAATGCAATTGAAGTTTTATAATTAGAATATTCAAGTTCTCCTTGTAGTAGTTTGTAGAAGTCTATCGAGGATAATTCACATGATTTTTCAATAACATGATCATTTTTTTAGCTATTTTAAATGTGTTTTCGGTTAGATGAGGTTGAACGAAGGCAGATCTATACCTACATATCGTATCACTGTTGTCATAAAAATACAAATACACAAGTGATCATTCCTGTTGTGAGAAGTAACTATTTCCAGTTTCGATTCACCATTTTTTGTTTACAGTTCTCCCATTTTGATTACTAATCATCAGAGCTTTTTTACTATAGTGGTGTTTTGTAAAAAGTAATTGTTATTTATATAACTACTGTGATTACTTTTTTGTGTACCAAATATACTGCATGTTTAGGGTATAATACCCCATAAAAGATCCATTATTAGCCTATGTGTAAAGGGTTCTTAGCCTCTGTTCTAAGGGTGTTTTGTATACTACTTTTGAACATGTATAATTGATTTTCCGGATAATCAAATTATCAACCTAATTATTTTACACAAAAAAATAAAACAATAAAAAAACTAACAACATGAAATCAAAAACATTTTGGTTGAAATCAAGGATTTCAACCTTAGTATTAGTAGGGGTATTATTAATATTTACTAATTGTGAAAAAGAGAATGAGTTTTTTAAAGAAGAAACTTCTGAAGAAGTAGTAGAAACTCAAGAAAAAGATATTACAGAAAAAGCATTCCCAGAAAAGACAGGAGAAATTACAGAAATAACATATCAGGGGCAGCAGTTAGCTGTAGAAAAAATAGATGGTTTGTATGTGTTTGAAGGAGATATACTTATTACACCAGAAGAACTTCGAAATGCAAACAAAAGTACAGGAAGAACAAAAAACCTTTGGCCAAATTGTATTGTGTACTATAGTATAGAAAGTAGTTTGCCAAATAAACAGAGGGTGTACGATGCTATTGCGCATTGGAAAAGTAAAACCAATCTTCAATTTATAAAAAGAACCAATCAGGTTGCATATGTTAATTTCCGTAAAGGAAGCGGATGTTCTTCTAGTGTTGGACGCACAGGAGGAAAACAAAATATAAACCTGGCAAATGGATGTTCTACAGGAAATACTATACATGAGGTAGGTCATGCTATAGGGTTGTGGCATGAGCAAAGCAGAAAAGATAGAAATACATATATAAATGTGAATTTTGCTAATATTAAGGCAGGAAAAGAACATAATTTTAAAACATATGTGCAAAGAGGGAAAGATGGAGACGAATATTCGCCAACCTTAGATTTTGGGAGTATTATGATGTATGGACCTTATGCTTTTTCGAAAAACGGAAAACCTACTATTACCAAAAAGAATGGTAGTACCTATAGTGTACAACGTAATGCACTATCTACATGGGATAAAATAGGAGTTTCCCGAATGTATAAAAAAGTATGCGGTACAGTGCCGAATATGAGTGGATATTACAAAGCAAATGATGGCGGACATTATTATATTAGACATATAGGAACTAATGTATATTGGTTTGGAGAGCATCCTTCGGGAAAATGGGCTAATATATTTAAAGGGAAATTAAATGGGAATAAAATTACAGGATACTTTTATGACGTACCTAAAGGCAAAATAAAAGGATCTGGACAATTAAAACTTACTGTGAACTATAACAGTACTAAAATAACTAAAACATCAGGAAGTAATTTTGGAGGGTCAATTTGGACAAAAACAACAAGGCCTTCCAATCTTCCTGGAACTAGGCCTGCCGGATTTGGAGTACGAAATAATATCAATAATCTAACCGCAAGATGGTATGCCAATGATGGCGGGTATTACTATGTAAGACAAGTAGGAAGCCGTGTAGTGTGGTTTGGAGAACGCCATTTTACATCAGGACGACCGGCTTGGGCTAATGTAGGATATGGTACCAAAATAGGAAATAACATATATCTGAGTTGGGCAGATGTTCCTAAAGGAAATGCTAAAGGAAGTGGAACTCTGCAATTGAAAATGAACGGAGCCAATAAAATGACCAGAGTAAAAGTTACTGGAGGATTTGGAGGATCAAGTTGGATTAGGTAATAAAAAAATAGTTGATTTAATATCTAGAGATTGCTCAAAAGAGCAATCTCTTTTTGTTAATCCTTTTAAAATCTATAAATAAACTTGCATAACAAAAGGCTATGTCTTTTATTTGTACTCAAATTAACAGTAGATACTGTTTAGTTCATATATATATTAATTGTTATCAAGAAAGGTGGAGGGAATAGACCCTATGAAACCTTAGCAACCCTTTATCCTGTAAAGAAGGTGCTACATTCTATCCGTTGTAACGGTATAGATAACGAGAACTCATAGCTTCGCTATATTTTCCATTTATTTTCTTGATACACTAATTCTTTATTTTGATAGAGAATTAATACTGTTTTTTGTTATTCCAGCACTTTGTTTCTGTTAGATGTAGATTACACCTGGAATTCACAATAATACTTGAAAGTTAATGAAAGAGATATACAAAATACTAGAAGAAAGAATTCTTGTGCTTGATGGGGCCATGGGGACCATGTTACAAAGACATAAGTTTACAGAAGAAGATTTTAGAGGAGAACGATTCAAGGATTGGCCTGTTCCTGTGCAAGGTAATAATGATTTATTGAGTATTACTCAACCCGAAGCAATAAAAGAAGTACATCGACTTTATTTTGAAGCGGGAGCAGATATTGTAGAAACCAACACCTTTTCTGGAACAACCATAGCTATGGCAGATTATGAAATGGAAGATTTGGTCTATGAATTAAATTATCAGTCAGCAAAAATTGCTAAAGAAGTAGCAGATGAGTTAACCGAAAAAGAACCTCATAAACCTCGCTTTGTGGCAGGGTCGATTGGTCCAACAAATAGAACGGCTAGTATGTCTCCAGATGTAAACGATCCTGGATATAGGGCGGTAACTTTTGATGAATTAAGAATCGCTTATAAGCAGCAAGTTGAAGCACTATTAGATGGAGGTGTGGATATCTTATTAGTAGAAACTGTTTTCGATACTTTAAATGCCAAAGCAGCACTTTTTGCAATTGAAGAAGTAAAAGACGAAAGAGGGATTGATGTCCCAATTATGATAAGTGGTACAATAACAGATGCAAGTGGTAGAACATTATCAGGTCAAACTGCAGAAGCATTTTTAATATCGGTATCTCATATCCCAATGTTGTCAGTTGGATTTAATTGTGCATTGGGAGCAAATCAACTGACTCCCTATTTAGAAGTTTTAGCTCAGAAAGCAAGTTTTGGAGTGTCTGCCCACCCTAATGCGGGATTGCCAAATGCATTTGGAGAGTATGATGAAACACCAGAGCAAATGGCAGAACAGATTAAAGAATACATGGACAAAAATCTAGTGAATATTGTAGGTGGTTGTTGTGGTACTACTCCAGAACATATTAAAGCAATAGCAGATTTAGCAAAGGATTATAAACCAAGAGTAGTAGGAGTAGAAGTATAGCATATGAGTACTAAGGAAAAAAGAAAATACCTTAAGCTCTCTGGTTTGGAGCCGATGATCGTTTCTGCTGAAACGAATTTCATTAATGTTGGAGAGCGAACTAATGTAGCAGGGTCACGTAAGTTTTTGCGTCTGGTCAAAGAAGAAAAATTTGATGAAGCTTTAGATATAGCAAGACACCAGGTAGAAGGAGGAGCACAGGTCATTGATATCAACATGGATGATGGCTTGATTGATGGTAAGGATGCAATGGTAAGATTTCTTAATCTTATCATGGCAGAACCCGATATTGCCCGAGTACCCATTATGATAGATAGCTCTAAATGGGAAATCATCGAAGCTGGATTGCAAGTAGTACAAGGGAAATGTGTAGTAAATTCTATAAGTCTTAAAGAAGGAGAAGAAGAATTTATATCACATGCAAAAGCTATAAAAAGATATGGTGCAGCTGTAATTATAATGGCATTTGATGAGGTTGGGCAAGCAGATAATTATGAACGTCGTATAGAAATCTCAAAACGATCCTATGATCTATTGGTCCATAAATTAAAGTTTCCACCAGAAGATATCATATTTGATTTAAATATATTTCCGGTTGCAACCGGAATGGAAGAACATCGTAAAAATGCCATTGATTTTATTGAAGCTACGCGATGGGTGAGAGAAAATTTACCACATAGTAGTGTAAGCGGAGGTGTAAGTAATGTTTCGTTTTCTTTTAGAGGAAATAATACAGTTCGCGAAGCTATGCATTCTGTTTTTCTGTATCATGCAATTAAGGCAGGAATGAATATGGGAATCGTTAATCCGGCAATGTTAGAGGTGTATGATGATATTCCCAAAGATCTTTTAGAGCATGTAGAAGATGTAATTCTGGATCGACGAGATGATGCTACCGAACGATTATTGGATTTTGCAGAAACGGTTAAAGGAACCAGTAAAGAGAGAGTTGTTGATCTTTCATGGCGAGAAGAACCATTACAGGATAGAATCACAAGAGCCCTTGTGAAGGGGATTGATCAATATATCGTAGAAGATGTAGAAGAAGCAAGGCAAGTAGCAGATAAACCTATAGAAGTTATAGAAGGAAATCTGATGACAGGGATGAATGTTGTTGGTGATCTTTTTGGATCTGGTAAAATGTTCTTACCTCAAGTAGTGAAATCTGCCAGGGTAATGAAAAAAGCAGTAGCATACCTACTCCCATTTATTGAAGAAGAAAAGAAAAAGAATGCACTCTCGGGAGGAGTAGTAAAAGAAAATGATTCTAATGGCCGTATTTTGATGGCAACGGTAAAAGGCGATGTACATGATATAGGTAAGAATATTGTTTCGGTAGTATTAGGGTGCAATAACTATGAGATTGTAGATCTTGGAGTGATGGTTCCTCCTGATAAAATTATTCAGACAGCAATCGATGAACAAGTAGATATCATTGGATTAAGTGGATTAATAACTCCATCACTAGATGAAATGGTTCATCTGGCTAAAGAAATGGAACGTAAGAATTTCAATATTCCATTATTGATTGGTGGAGCAACAACATCAAAAGCTCATACAGCAGTTAAGATTGATCCACAATATAAAAATGCCGTAGTGCATGTTAATGACGCATCAAGAGCAGTAACAGTTGTGGGTGATTTGTTGAATAAAAGAAGCAACCAAAAATATGTAGGTGATCTTAAAGAAGATTATGAAAAATTTAGAGATGGGTTTCTAAAGAGAACAAAACAAAAAGAATACCTGAGTATTGAAGAGGCCAGAAAAAATAAATATGTAGTTGATTGGCAAACCTCTGAAATTGTAAAACCAAAACAATTAGGGGTTCAGGTTATAGAAGATTTTGATTTACGAAAACTAGAACCTTATATCGATTGGTCACCATTTTTTAGATCCTGGGACTTACATGGTAAATACCCTGCTATTTTAACTGATACTGTTGTTGGCGAACAGGCCACATCTTTATTTAAAGATGCACAAGAATTATTACAAAGAGTGTTTGATGAAAAATTGTTAGGAGCAAAAGCTATTTATGGATTGTTCGAAGCCAATACAATAAATGATGATGATATTGAAGTGTCTTCAGAACAGGGAACTTTTAAATTCAGAACACTACGTCAACAATTAAAAAAACATGCCGGTAAGCCTAATTTTGCTTTGTCTGATTTTGTTGCCCCAAAAGAAAGCGAAATTCAAGATTATATGGGATGTTTTTGTGTAACAACAGGTTTTGGAACCAAGGAACTTGCAGAAACTTTTGAAGCTGATCACGATGATTATAATTCTATTATGATTAAAGCATTGGCAGATCGTTTAGCCGAAGCTTTTGCAGAATATTTACATAAAAAAGTGCGTAAAGAAGATTGGGGGTATGCTAATAATGAATCATTAACCAATGAAGAATTAATAAAAGAAGCGTATAAAGGTATTCGACCCGCACCTGGATATCCTGCTTGCCCGGATCATCTCGAAAAGATAACGATTTGGGAATTACTTCAGGTAAAAGAACAAATCGGAGTAGAATTAACAGAAAGCTTGGCTATGTGGCCTGCAGCATCTGTATCGGGATATTATTTTGCTAATCCCGAAGCTCGATATTTTGGATTAGGAAAAATGCAAGAAGATCAGGTAAAAGATTTTGCAAAGCGTAAAGATGTAGATCTTGAATATGCAAAGAAATGGTTGAGCCCTAATATCGTTGATTAAATAAATACAAACCTGGATGAATATAAAAGATAGCATTAAAAAATATGATGAGGTTTTTGAAGGAGAACCATGGTTTGGTATTTCTATGTTGAAATCATTAGAACATATTCCTATACTTTTTTGGGATAAAAAACCGAATAAAGTATCACACTCCATATCAGAATTAGTGTATCACCTTATAGATTGGAGAGGGTTCGTTATCGAAAAGCTGAAAGGAAATAAAGCTTTTGATATTGAATTAAATTCTGAAAAGGATTGGAGGAAAGATGTTTCAATACAAAATGAAAAAGAAAAGAAAAAAATTCTTGAAGAATTAATTGAAACTCAAAATATAATATGTGAACTACTATTAGCAAAGCCAAATTCATGGCTGAATGAACAAGTAGCTGGGCGTCAATATAGAAATGAGTACATGATAAGTGGAGTAATACAACATGATATATATCACTTAGGGCAAATCAATATGGTATACAGTCAATTGAAATAAGGAATGCTAAGAATAAGTCTTAAAATGTAGATAATCAAAGTTATCCTAACACCGAAAACGATAAACGAAGAATCAGGAATTATAGAGTAGATGAAAGTAACAGACCACATAAGAAAAGCAAAAGACAAAACATTATTTTCTTTTGAACTAATACCACCACAAAAAGGAAGAAGTATACAAGAGTTATATAATAATATTGATCCATTAATGGAATTTAATCCTCCTTTCATTGATGTAACCACTTCACGAGAAGAATTTATTTATATTGATAGAGAAGGGTTGTTGGATAAAAAACTAACCCGCATGCGTCCGGGTACCGTAGGTATTTGTGCTTCTATTACACATAAATACAATGTGGATACAATCCCTCATGTATTGTGTGGTGGGTTTACTAAAGAGGAAACAGAATATTTATTGGTAGATTGTCATTATTTAGGTATTGAAAATGTAATGGCTTTACGTGGTGACGCGATGAAGGAGGAAAAATATTTTACACCTACCAAAGGAGGGCATAATTATGCTAATGAGTTGGTAGAACAAATATTGAACATGAATAAAGGGCAGTTTCTTCATGAAGTAATTGAAACAGATAATAAATCTGATTTTTGCATAGGAGTTGCTGGTTATCCAGAAAAACATATGGAAGCCCCTTCTGTAGATTCTGATATCAGAAGGTTAAAAGATAAGGTAGATGCAGGAGCAGATTATGTAGTAACCCAAATGTTTTTTGATAATAAAAGATATTTTGATTTTGTAAAAAGAGCTAGAGAAGCAGGAATTAATGTGCCTATAATTCCTGGAATTAAACCCGTAGCAGTAAAAAGACATTTACAATTATTACCTCAAGTCTTTAAACTGGATATGCCAGATGAATTAGTGAGAGCAGTAGAAAAATGTAAAACCAATAAAGAAGTTAGAGAGGTAGGAGTAGAGTTTGCAATACAACAATCTAAAGAACTGATGGAGTATGGAGTTCCTGTATTGCATTATTATTCAATGGGTAAATCGGATAATATCAGAAAGATTGCTGAAGGAGTGTTTTAGAAAACTTCGAAACTTTCTTTTTAAATATAAGAGAACGATAATACCTATCGATTTTAAGTATATAGTTTTAGTATCACCCTGTTAGATAAATACCTAACAGGGTTTTTTATGAAATATGAACTAATTTTTTTTACTTTTTTATCAGATTCACTGTTTACAGGGTTTTTTTTATTCTCCACAAAACAGAATTTTGTGCATTAATTACTGCAGTAATTAAAAACACACTCTAAAAACCTTTAAATTAAAACACATGAAAAATTTGAAATTATTTGTTACGCTGTTTATCTGCGTAATGGTTGTCTCATGTTCTAGTGATGATGACACTTTAAATTCTGAAACCAACAAAGAAACTAAGGCAAAAACAAAAGCAAAAATTATTGAAGGGAATATCGCATTTCCTGATCCTAACTTTAAAAAAGCATTACTAGAAGATTATGTAGATAGAAATAATGACAACGAAATCTCTGTAGAAGAAGCTGAAAATGTAACATCACTTTATATAGATTATAAAAACATTTCTAACCTCTCAGGAATAGAATATTTTATTAATTTGACCGATTTGACTTGTAGTGGTAATGAAATCAATACGTTAGATATAAGTAAGAATACGAAGTTAACTAGTCTAAGGTGTCGGTCAAATCAACTTAGGGCATTACACGTGTGCTATAATATAGCGTTGAAAACTCTGGATTGTAGTGATAATTGGTCTATGACTACTCTGGATGTAAGTAAAAATATAAAATTAACTAGTTTGGATTGTGGTAGTAACCAACTTACTAACTTGGATGTAAGTAAAAATGTTGCATTAGAAGATTTGAATTGTAGTAGCAACCAACTTACTACTCTGGATGTAGGTGGAAATGTGATGTTGGAAACTTTGGATTGTGGTTATAACAAAATTGCAGCTCTTGATATTGAAGAAAATAAAGCGTTGACTAGTTTATTCTGCCAGGATAATCAAATTACTACTTTAGATGTGAGTAAACGTACGAGATTAAGGTATTTAAACTGTGGTAGGAATAAGATTGCAACACTAAATCTAAATAAAAACACATCATTACACTACCTGATTTGTTCAGATAACCCATTAAGAACATTGGATGTAAGTAAAAATACAGCGTTGAGTTTGCTGTCATGTTCTAACAATCAACTTACTACTTTAGATATAACGAAGAATACTGCTTTAAGTAGTTTTCATTGTGACGATAATCAATTGACTACCTTGGATGTAAGTAAAAATACAGCTTTGTATGGGTTATACTGTTATAAGAATAAGTTGACTACGCTGGATGTACAAAAAAATAATGCTTTACGCTATTTATATTGTCATGACAATCAATTG
Proteins encoded:
- a CDS encoding NAD(P)/FAD-dependent oxidoreductase, whose product is MIKTDILIIGAGPTGLFTVFEAGLLKLKTHLIDALPQPGGQCSEIYPKKPIYDIPGFPEILAGELVDNLMEQIKPFKPGFTLGERAETIEKLEDDTFLVTTNKGTKHNAPVVAIAGGLGSFEPRKPPIPNITDFEDKGVAYIIRDPEVYRDKRVVIAGGGDSALDWSIFLADVASEVTLVHRRNEFRGALDSVERVAELSKLGKVNLITEAEVKELKGDDHVTAVGIKHKTKGEIILDTDYFIPLFGLSPKLGPIGDWGLEIEKNAIKVDNSYDYQTNIPGIYAIGDVNTYKGKLKLILSGFHEAAIMCQSAYQRIFPDKKYVMKYTTVGGVEGFDGTKKEAKKEVVKAIN
- a CDS encoding DUF5009 domain-containing protein, giving the protein MRITSIDIFRALTMVLMIWVNDFWTLTEVPKWLEHATASEDYMGLSDIVFPLFLFIVGLSIPYAIENRLAKKESKALIAKHIIIRSLSLLLIGFFMVNYETAHHQSILIGKYFWGLLMVISVFLIWMNWKRSPVQKKWHIYFRILGLGILLFLAVIYNGDPKGESWMKIQWWGILGLIGWAYIINGLIYLYSKGNMITIIVLWIIFNVFSVLNQTNEIVFENDIVTIFSTLYTGTIPAFTTAGILATLIFKKLLKTNEKWCYISLIGLGVINIIYGIATRPYWGISKIQGTPSWLAICTGISFLVFIILYYIADIKKQINWAIIIAPAGTATLTCYMLPCFIYPICVMTNIELPDVLSSSIIGLFKSFVFSLLVVIFAGWLEQKRYKLKL
- a CDS encoding 2Fe-2S iron-sulfur cluster-binding protein, which encodes MSDITIKIKDREGVVHEIQAPTDMAMNLMEVCKAYELPVEGTCGGMAMCASCQCYILSDHELPEMGQDEDLMLAEAFYVEDNSRLGCQIPITPELDGLEIELAPES
- a CDS encoding M12 family metallopeptidase, whose translation is MKSKTFWLKSRISTLVLVGVLLIFTNCEKENEFFKEETSEEVVETQEKDITEKAFPEKTGEITEITYQGQQLAVEKIDGLYVFEGDILITPEELRNANKSTGRTKNLWPNCIVYYSIESSLPNKQRVYDAIAHWKSKTNLQFIKRTNQVAYVNFRKGSGCSSSVGRTGGKQNINLANGCSTGNTIHEVGHAIGLWHEQSRKDRNTYINVNFANIKAGKEHNFKTYVQRGKDGDEYSPTLDFGSIMMYGPYAFSKNGKPTITKKNGSTYSVQRNALSTWDKIGVSRMYKKVCGTVPNMSGYYKANDGGHYYIRHIGTNVYWFGEHPSGKWANIFKGKLNGNKITGYFYDVPKGKIKGSGQLKLTVNYNSTKITKTSGSNFGGSIWTKTTRPSNLPGTRPAGFGVRNNINNLTARWYANDGGYYYVRQVGSRVVWFGERHFTSGRPAWANVGYGTKIGNNIYLSWADVPKGNAKGSGTLQLKMNGANKMTRVKVTGGFGGSSWIR
- a CDS encoding homocysteine S-methyltransferase family protein, with protein sequence MKEIYKILEERILVLDGAMGTMLQRHKFTEEDFRGERFKDWPVPVQGNNDLLSITQPEAIKEVHRLYFEAGADIVETNTFSGTTIAMADYEMEDLVYELNYQSAKIAKEVADELTEKEPHKPRFVAGSIGPTNRTASMSPDVNDPGYRAVTFDELRIAYKQQVEALLDGGVDILLVETVFDTLNAKAALFAIEEVKDERGIDVPIMISGTITDASGRTLSGQTAEAFLISVSHIPMLSVGFNCALGANQLTPYLEVLAQKASFGVSAHPNAGLPNAFGEYDETPEQMAEQIKEYMDKNLVNIVGGCCGTTPEHIKAIADLAKDYKPRVVGVEV
- the metH gene encoding methionine synthase; translation: MSTKEKRKYLKLSGLEPMIVSAETNFINVGERTNVAGSRKFLRLVKEEKFDEALDIARHQVEGGAQVIDINMDDGLIDGKDAMVRFLNLIMAEPDIARVPIMIDSSKWEIIEAGLQVVQGKCVVNSISLKEGEEEFISHAKAIKRYGAAVIIMAFDEVGQADNYERRIEISKRSYDLLVHKLKFPPEDIIFDLNIFPVATGMEEHRKNAIDFIEATRWVRENLPHSSVSGGVSNVSFSFRGNNTVREAMHSVFLYHAIKAGMNMGIVNPAMLEVYDDIPKDLLEHVEDVILDRRDDATERLLDFAETVKGTSKERVVDLSWREEPLQDRITRALVKGIDQYIVEDVEEARQVADKPIEVIEGNLMTGMNVVGDLFGSGKMFLPQVVKSARVMKKAVAYLLPFIEEEKKKNALSGGVVKENDSNGRILMATVKGDVHDIGKNIVSVVLGCNNYEIVDLGVMVPPDKIIQTAIDEQVDIIGLSGLITPSLDEMVHLAKEMERKNFNIPLLIGGATTSKAHTAVKIDPQYKNAVVHVNDASRAVTVVGDLLNKRSNQKYVGDLKEDYEKFRDGFLKRTKQKEYLSIEEARKNKYVVDWQTSEIVKPKQLGVQVIEDFDLRKLEPYIDWSPFFRSWDLHGKYPAILTDTVVGEQATSLFKDAQELLQRVFDEKLLGAKAIYGLFEANTINDDDIEVSSEQGTFKFRTLRQQLKKHAGKPNFALSDFVAPKESEIQDYMGCFCVTTGFGTKELAETFEADHDDYNSIMIKALADRLAEAFAEYLHKKVRKEDWGYANNESLTNEELIKEAYKGIRPAPGYPACPDHLEKITIWELLQVKEQIGVELTESLAMWPAASVSGYYFANPEARYFGLGKMQEDQVKDFAKRKDVDLEYAKKWLSPNIVD
- a CDS encoding DinB family protein, with product MNIKDSIKKYDEVFEGEPWFGISMLKSLEHIPILFWDKKPNKVSHSISELVYHLIDWRGFVIEKLKGNKAFDIELNSEKDWRKDVSIQNEKEKKKILEELIETQNIICELLLAKPNSWLNEQVAGRQYRNEYMISGVIQHDIYHLGQINMVYSQLK
- the metF gene encoding methylenetetrahydrofolate reductase [NAD(P)H] — its product is MKVTDHIRKAKDKTLFSFELIPPQKGRSIQELYNNIDPLMEFNPPFIDVTTSREEFIYIDREGLLDKKLTRMRPGTVGICASITHKYNVDTIPHVLCGGFTKEETEYLLVDCHYLGIENVMALRGDAMKEEKYFTPTKGGHNYANELVEQILNMNKGQFLHEVIETDNKSDFCIGVAGYPEKHMEAPSVDSDIRRLKDKVDAGADYVVTQMFFDNKRYFDFVKRAREAGINVPIIPGIKPVAVKRHLQLLPQVFKLDMPDELVRAVEKCKTNKEVREVGVEFAIQQSKELMEYGVPVLHYYSMGKSDNIRKIAEGVF